A portion of the Faecalibacterium sp. I3-3-89 genome contains these proteins:
- a CDS encoding Mrp/NBP35 family ATP-binding protein, with the protein MSEECTHDCSNCGAACSSRNAAPQHDAPNPNSSVKKVIGVVSGKGGVGKSMTSALLACAMARRGYHCGILDADITGPSIPKLFGIHGRAMVDDKGCWPIQSRMGIDVMSINLLVENEEDPVVWRGPVIAGAVKQFWTDVVWKDVDFLFVDMPPGTGDVPLTVFQSLPVDGIVVVASPQELVSMIVAKAVNMAEMMKVPMLGIVENMSYIVCPDCGKHINVFGDSHVDEVAAKHHLPVLAKCPIDPQLAALSDAGMIETYGGQFLEGAADACEKLLK; encoded by the coding sequence ATGAGCGAAGAATGTACCCATGACTGCTCCAACTGCGGGGCAGCGTGTTCTTCCCGCAATGCTGCACCCCAGCATGACGCCCCCAACCCTAACAGCAGCGTCAAGAAGGTCATCGGCGTCGTGTCCGGCAAGGGCGGCGTCGGCAAGAGCATGACCAGCGCCCTGCTGGCCTGCGCCATGGCACGCCGCGGCTACCACTGCGGCATCCTCGACGCCGACATCACCGGCCCGTCCATCCCGAAGCTGTTCGGCATCCATGGCCGCGCCATGGTGGACGACAAGGGCTGCTGGCCCATCCAGAGCCGGATGGGCATCGACGTCATGAGCATCAACCTGCTGGTGGAGAACGAAGAGGACCCCGTCGTCTGGCGCGGCCCCGTCATCGCCGGTGCGGTCAAGCAGTTCTGGACCGATGTGGTCTGGAAGGACGTCGATTTCCTGTTCGTGGATATGCCTCCGGGAACGGGCGATGTGCCCCTGACCGTCTTCCAGAGCCTGCCTGTGGACGGCATCGTCGTCGTGGCAAGCCCGCAGGAGCTGGTGAGCATGATCGTCGCCAAGGCTGTGAACATGGCCGAGATGATGAAGGTGCCTATGCTGGGCATCGTCGAGAACATGAGCTACATCGTCTGCCCCGACTGCGGCAAGCACATCAATGTGTTCGGCGACAGCCATGTGGACGAGGTGGCCGCAAAGCATCACCTGCCCGTGCTGGCTAAGTGCCCCATCGACCCCCAGCTGGCCGCACTGTCCGACGCCGGCATGATCGAGACCTACGGCGGACAGTTCCTCGAGGGTGCCGCTGACGCCTGCGAGAAGCTGCTGAAGTAA
- a CDS encoding oligosaccharide flippase family protein, which translates to MGKSYLKNAALMTGADVLLRLAGMGLRIWLANALGGEGMGLYQLVLAVYSLFVTLATAGVSVAATRLMAEELARSPAEARGMLRRLLLAGAGLGVTALAAQFGLAGLAARWWLGDARAAGALRVSSLGLPWMAVSSVLRGFFIARRRVEPNVLSQLAEQTVRIGIVWTALGRADALGWDAGQRCTAVLGATAASEAVSTGLMALFYCREARRCFGSQPVQRPHDPGRRLWDILWPVEGGRCLASALHTAENMLVPACLAVYLQCSGGRAEAVTQYGNLKGMALPLLTFPFGLLGSLSVLLMPEITQAHLRGQSRRLSVLIDRMLRLTGYFSALAGAAFWVWGQPLAEALYGSAEAGSYLVILGPAMPLMYLESMVDGAMKGMGEQKAVFRYSMWDSCLRIAGVVLLLPRFGMKGFLFVILLSSLYTCAANTGRLLSSCGLPLRLWRWLGAPGLAGTAGAGAGLALRKLLTPWLARGVPAQLAAVALGGAGMTLVCFAAAWPLGLGEELRDVVAGERRHKSAGHGEKNRV; encoded by the coding sequence GTGGGGAAGAGCTATCTGAAAAACGCGGCCCTGATGACCGGAGCAGATGTCCTGCTCCGGCTGGCAGGGATGGGGCTGCGCATCTGGCTGGCGAACGCGCTGGGCGGCGAGGGGATGGGGCTGTATCAGCTGGTGCTGGCGGTCTACTCGCTTTTCGTCACGCTGGCGACGGCAGGCGTATCGGTGGCGGCCACCCGCCTGATGGCCGAAGAGCTGGCCCGAAGCCCGGCCGAGGCCCGGGGGATGCTGCGCCGTCTTCTGCTGGCGGGGGCCGGGCTGGGAGTGACGGCGTTGGCGGCCCAGTTCGGTCTGGCCGGCCTCGCCGCACGGTGGTGGCTGGGAGATGCCCGGGCGGCGGGGGCATTGCGCGTCTCGTCGCTGGGCCTGCCGTGGATGGCGGTGTCGTCGGTGCTGCGGGGCTTTTTCATCGCCCGACGGCGGGTCGAGCCGAATGTCCTGAGCCAGCTGGCTGAGCAGACCGTCCGCATCGGCATCGTCTGGACCGCGCTGGGCCGGGCCGACGCTCTCGGATGGGATGCGGGGCAGCGCTGTACGGCAGTGCTGGGCGCAACGGCGGCCAGCGAGGCCGTCAGCACCGGTCTGATGGCCCTGTTCTACTGCCGGGAGGCCCGCCGATGCTTCGGCTCACAGCCTGTACAGCGTCCCCATGACCCGGGGCGGCGGCTCTGGGACATCCTCTGGCCGGTGGAGGGCGGGCGATGTCTCGCCAGTGCCCTCCACACCGCCGAGAATATGTTGGTCCCAGCCTGTCTTGCGGTCTATCTGCAATGCTCCGGCGGGCGTGCCGAGGCTGTGACCCAGTACGGAAACCTGAAAGGGATGGCCCTGCCCCTGCTGACCTTTCCCTTCGGGCTGCTGGGGAGTCTGTCCGTCCTCCTGATGCCCGAGATCACCCAAGCCCATCTCCGGGGGCAGAGCAGGCGCCTCTCCGTCCTCATCGACCGGATGCTGCGGCTCACAGGCTATTTTTCGGCGCTGGCGGGGGCAGCATTCTGGGTGTGGGGACAGCCGCTGGCCGAGGCACTCTACGGCAGCGCGGAGGCGGGCAGCTATCTCGTCATCCTCGGCCCGGCCATGCCGCTGATGTACCTCGAGAGCATGGTGGACGGCGCGATGAAGGGGATGGGAGAGCAGAAAGCCGTCTTCCGGTACAGTATGTGGGACTCCTGCCTCCGCATCGCGGGGGTGGTGCTCCTGCTGCCCCGGTTCGGGATGAAAGGGTTCCTCTTCGTGATCCTGCTGTCCAGTCTCTACACCTGCGCCGCCAACACCGGGCGGCTGCTGTCCAGCTGCGGCCTGCCGCTGCGACTGTGGCGGTGGCTGGGGGCACCGGGTCTTGCGGGGACGGCCGGTGCCGGAGCGGGGCTGGCGCTGCGGAAGCTCCTGACCCCATGGCTGGCGAGAGGAGTGCCCGCGCAGCTGGCGGCGGTGGCGCTGGGCGGTGCGGGGATGACGCTGGTCTGCTTTGCGGCGGCATGGCCGCTGGGCCTCGGCGAGGAGCTGCGGGACGTGGTGGCAGGGGAGAGAAGACACAAAAGCGCTGGACATGGGGAGAAGAATCGAGTATAA
- a CDS encoding nucleoside-diphosphate sugar epimerase/dehydratase, translating to MKEKKTSMLQVLARRAFLVVLDAAIVAFSFYFALLLRADGAVEASWWPHNRALLYANLPWIVAVYLLSFLGGRLYTILWKYAGERDLIRLAGMIAAPTVVVYLVNRCFIHGVLFNSANAMASVLIFLLVGGSRLAWRLFLNHPLGERLRGNTSKDPNRPVMIVGAGEAGAWAINVCKSNGSYGHPVVAVDDDPAKLGQTIHGVPVKGTLEEIPDLCTRYSIHTIIIAIPTLRGSRLNHVIDLCVSTHCAVQMLSDPQLVGAGAPQQGAFRELNTADFLSREEVTLDTAQISGYLTGKTVLVTGGGGSIGSELCRQVMRFRPAKLLIFDIYENCAYELQMELQQKYGRDVPITVLVGSIRDKARLDEVFETYHPTVVFHAAAHKHVPLMEISPAEAVKNNVFGTKNLLVSASEHGVERLVQLSTDKAVNPTSVMGCTKRLCEMLIQTFAGNTDMKCVAVRFGNVLGSHGSVIPLFEAQIKKGGPVTLTDPNIERYFMTIPEAAQLVLQAGALAESGSIYVLDMGEPVKIMDLAKQLIRFYGYEPGVNMDIKIVGLRPGEKLYEELMMDEEQDKMRRTGHNKIFVAPPRNIDLGEFYQQLQELSAAAEHNDDNVVAQLAKMVPTFTPTRENLKL from the coding sequence GTGAAGGAAAAGAAAACAAGTATGCTGCAGGTGCTGGCCCGCCGGGCCTTTTTGGTGGTGCTGGACGCAGCCATCGTAGCCTTCAGCTTTTATTTTGCGCTCCTGCTCCGCGCAGACGGCGCAGTCGAGGCCTCGTGGTGGCCTCACAACCGTGCCCTGCTCTACGCGAACCTGCCGTGGATCGTGGCGGTCTATCTGCTCAGCTTCTTGGGCGGGAGACTCTACACCATCCTCTGGAAATACGCCGGAGAGCGGGACCTCATCCGTCTGGCTGGGATGATCGCTGCCCCGACGGTCGTGGTGTATCTGGTCAACCGCTGCTTCATCCATGGTGTGCTCTTCAACTCGGCCAACGCGATGGCTTCGGTGCTCATCTTCCTGCTCGTCGGCGGGAGCCGTCTGGCGTGGCGGCTCTTCCTGAACCACCCGCTGGGCGAGCGGCTGCGGGGCAACACCAGCAAAGACCCCAACCGCCCTGTGATGATCGTGGGCGCGGGCGAGGCCGGTGCGTGGGCCATCAACGTCTGCAAGAGCAACGGCAGCTACGGCCACCCGGTGGTGGCGGTGGACGATGACCCCGCCAAGCTGGGTCAGACCATCCACGGCGTCCCGGTGAAGGGCACGCTGGAGGAGATCCCCGACCTGTGCACCCGCTACAGCATCCACACCATCATCATTGCCATCCCGACCTTGCGGGGCAGCCGCCTGAACCATGTCATCGACCTCTGCGTCTCTACCCACTGTGCGGTGCAGATGCTCAGCGACCCCCAGCTTGTGGGGGCAGGCGCACCCCAGCAGGGGGCGTTCCGAGAGCTGAATACGGCCGACTTCCTCTCCCGTGAGGAGGTCACGCTGGACACGGCCCAGATCTCGGGCTACCTCACCGGCAAGACCGTGCTGGTGACGGGCGGCGGCGGCAGTATCGGCAGCGAGCTTTGCCGTCAGGTCATGCGCTTCAGACCCGCGAAGCTGCTCATCTTCGATATTTACGAGAACTGCGCCTACGAGCTGCAGATGGAACTACAACAGAAGTATGGCCGCGATGTGCCCATCACGGTGCTGGTGGGTTCCATCCGGGACAAGGCCCGTCTGGACGAGGTCTTTGAGACCTACCACCCCACGGTGGTGTTCCACGCCGCGGCCCACAAGCACGTCCCGCTCATGGAGATCAGTCCCGCTGAGGCCGTCAAGAATAACGTCTTCGGCACCAAGAACCTGCTGGTCAGCGCCAGCGAACACGGTGTGGAGCGGCTGGTGCAGCTTTCCACCGATAAGGCCGTCAACCCCACCAGCGTTATGGGCTGCACCAAGCGCCTGTGCGAGATGCTCATTCAGACCTTTGCGGGCAACACCGACATGAAGTGCGTGGCCGTCCGCTTCGGCAACGTGCTGGGCAGCCACGGCAGCGTCATCCCGCTGTTCGAGGCGCAGATCAAAAAAGGCGGCCCCGTCACCCTGACTGACCCCAACATCGAGCGCTATTTCATGACCATCCCGGAGGCCGCGCAGCTGGTGCTGCAGGCCGGCGCATTGGCTGAGAGCGGCAGCATCTATGTGCTGGATATGGGTGAGCCGGTCAAGATCATGGATCTCGCAAAGCAGCTCATCCGTTTCTACGGCTACGAGCCGGGCGTGAATATGGACATCAAGATCGTGGGTCTCCGCCCCGGCGAGAAGCTCTACGAAGAGCTGATGATGGACGAGGAACAGGACAAGATGCGCCGTACCGGCCACAATAAGATCTTCGTGGCTCCGCCCCGGAACATCGACCTTGGCGAGTTCTATCAGCAGCTTCAGGAGCTGTCTGCCGCCGCCGAGCACAACGACGACAACGTCGTAGCCCAGCTGGCCAAGATGGTGCCTACCTTTACCCCCACCCGGGAGAACCTCAAGCTGTGA
- a CDS encoding diaminopimelate decarboxylase, giving the protein MEKKPFLTESMAQDIIQDVPTPFHVYDEKGIRENARRINKAFSWNKGFREYFAVKALPNPIILQILKEEGCGVDCSSLTELMLSEVCGFSGSDIMFSSNQTPVEDMKKAYELGAYINLDDATMVDFLDRVAGVPENIFCRYNPGGTFQLGESKEGFQVMDKPGDAKYGMTEEQMIDSYKKLAAKGAKNFGIHAFLASNTISDAYYPELAAILFQLAVRVQKATGVHIAYINLSGGVGIPYRPEQTENDIMAIGEGVRKKFEEILVPAGMGDVAIFTEMGRFTTGPYGALVATAIHEKHIYKEYIGLDACAANLMRPAMYGAYHHITVLGKENAPCDHKYDVVGGLCENNDKFAIDRMLPKIDIGDIVYIHDTGAHGSAMGYNYNGKLRSAEVLLCEDGSHRLIRRAETPRDYFATLDFLPFMKPLLGEYDD; this is encoded by the coding sequence ATGGAAAAGAAACCGTTTTTGACTGAGTCGATGGCTCAGGACATCATTCAGGACGTGCCCACCCCCTTCCACGTCTACGACGAGAAAGGCATCCGGGAGAACGCCCGCCGCATCAACAAAGCCTTCAGCTGGAATAAGGGCTTCCGCGAGTATTTCGCGGTCAAGGCTCTGCCCAACCCCATCATCCTCCAGATCCTGAAGGAAGAGGGCTGCGGCGTGGACTGCTCCTCCCTGACCGAGCTGATGCTCAGTGAGGTGTGCGGCTTCAGCGGCAGCGACATCATGTTCTCCTCCAACCAGACCCCCGTGGAGGACATGAAGAAGGCCTACGAGCTGGGCGCTTATATCAACCTCGACGACGCCACGATGGTGGACTTCCTCGACCGGGTGGCCGGTGTGCCGGAGAACATCTTCTGCCGCTACAATCCGGGCGGCACCTTCCAGTTGGGCGAGAGCAAGGAGGGCTTTCAGGTCATGGACAAGCCCGGAGATGCCAAGTACGGCATGACCGAGGAGCAGATGATCGACAGCTACAAGAAGCTGGCTGCAAAGGGAGCTAAGAACTTCGGCATCCACGCCTTCCTCGCTTCCAACACCATTTCGGACGCCTACTACCCCGAGCTGGCTGCGATCCTGTTCCAGCTGGCGGTCCGCGTCCAGAAGGCCACCGGCGTCCACATCGCCTACATCAACCTGTCCGGCGGCGTGGGCATCCCGTACCGTCCTGAGCAGACTGAGAACGACATCATGGCCATCGGCGAGGGTGTCCGTAAGAAATTCGAGGAGATCCTGGTCCCTGCCGGGATGGGCGATGTCGCCATCTTCACCGAGATGGGCCGCTTCACCACCGGCCCCTACGGCGCGCTGGTGGCAACTGCCATCCACGAGAAGCACATCTACAAGGAGTACATCGGTCTGGACGCCTGTGCGGCCAACCTGATGCGCCCCGCCATGTACGGCGCTTACCATCACATCACGGTGCTGGGCAAGGAGAATGCCCCCTGCGACCACAAGTATGACGTAGTGGGCGGCCTGTGCGAGAACAACGACAAGTTTGCCATCGACCGGATGCTGCCCAAGATCGACATCGGCGACATCGTGTATATTCACGACACCGGTGCCCACGGCTCTGCGATGGGCTACAACTACAACGGCAAGCTGCGCAGCGCCGAAGTCCTGCTCTGCGAGGACGGCTCCCACCGTCTCATCCGCCGCGCCGAGACTCCCCGCGACTACTTCGCAACGCTGGACTTCCTGCCCTTCATGAAGCCGCTGCTGGGCGAGTACGACGACTAA
- a CDS encoding Cof-type HAD-IIB family hydrolase, translating to MRKPRIIFFDIDGTLIDMEKKRITKPTLDALRRLQQNGILLAIATGRSPLIVPRFDGVEFDVFLTYNGSYCYDRRGDIFASPIPPQDVQTILKNAAALGRPVSVAGRTQLLSNGTDDDLTAYYAIGGRAPVISDKFDEVSRGEVFQLLMGCRKQDWPAILKGTTGAKIAAWWDRAVDIIPTSGGKGAGIRKVLAHYGLTKEDAMAFGDGNNDIEMFQAVGHSVAMGNASPDLKAIASEVCRPCAEDGIYHYCKENGLI from the coding sequence ATGCGCAAGCCCCGCATCATCTTTTTCGACATCGACGGTACTCTCATCGACATGGAGAAAAAGCGCATCACCAAGCCGACTTTGGACGCTCTGCGCCGCTTACAGCAAAACGGCATCCTGCTGGCCATCGCCACCGGGCGTTCCCCGCTCATCGTGCCGAGATTCGACGGCGTGGAGTTCGACGTCTTTCTTACCTACAACGGCTCCTACTGCTACGACCGCCGCGGAGATATTTTTGCCAGCCCCATCCCGCCGCAGGATGTGCAGACCATCCTCAAAAATGCGGCTGCTCTGGGGCGGCCCGTTTCGGTCGCGGGCCGGACGCAGCTGCTCTCCAACGGAACGGATGACGATTTAACGGCATATTACGCCATCGGCGGACGAGCGCCGGTCATTTCCGATAAGTTCGATGAAGTCTCCCGAGGTGAAGTCTTCCAGCTGCTGATGGGCTGCCGCAAGCAGGACTGGCCTGCCATCCTCAAGGGCACCACCGGCGCAAAGATCGCCGCGTGGTGGGACAGGGCCGTAGACATCATCCCCACCTCGGGCGGCAAGGGCGCAGGCATCCGGAAGGTACTGGCCCACTACGGCCTGACAAAGGAAGATGCGATGGCTTTCGGCGATGGGAACAACGATATAGAAATGTTTCAGGCCGTCGGCCACAGTGTGGCCATGGGCAACGCCTCCCCCGACCTGAAAGCCATTGCCAGCGAGGTCTGTCGTCCCTGTGCGGAGGATGGTATTTACCACTACTGCAAAGAAAATGGTTTGATTTAA
- a CDS encoding RluA family pseudouridine synthase codes for MKQYTATANDEGVRLSRFVQSVTRDFPTSLLYKSFRNKRIKVNGKKGAPEDRIKAGDLIELYINDEFFPPEGARPAHKPAPKKQQNQPKVTVIYEDENIAVLYKPTHLLCHSDRTGDANLVDAFTQYLAQKGEYDPQGENRFKPGICNRLDRGTEGLVIAAKSYAALRDMNEIIRTDLLKKEYYTITVGIPQSGRFTAWWEHDEKNNKVSIHAHQSQDERRKQIITDVDVLRTAGPFALCRIGLITGRTHQIRAHLAYLGKPVLGDIKYGNRKMNERTGTTTQALCAVRISFLDIPEENTLHYLSGKVIKLKDPQIVKQFDALDKNKQAPAEEK; via the coding sequence ATGAAACAATACACTGCCACCGCCAACGACGAGGGCGTCCGCCTCTCCCGCTTTGTCCAGAGCGTGACCCGCGACTTCCCTACCAGCCTCTTATACAAGAGCTTCCGCAACAAGCGCATCAAGGTCAACGGCAAAAAGGGTGCGCCCGAAGACCGCATCAAGGCCGGCGACCTCATCGAGCTGTACATCAACGACGAGTTCTTCCCGCCGGAGGGTGCAAGGCCGGCCCATAAGCCTGCCCCCAAGAAACAGCAGAACCAGCCCAAGGTGACGGTCATCTACGAGGATGAGAACATCGCCGTCCTCTACAAGCCCACCCACCTGCTCTGCCACAGCGACCGCACCGGCGACGCGAATCTCGTGGACGCATTTACCCAGTATCTGGCCCAAAAAGGCGAATACGACCCGCAGGGCGAGAACCGCTTCAAGCCCGGCATCTGCAACCGCCTCGACCGGGGCACCGAGGGCCTCGTCATTGCGGCCAAGAGCTACGCCGCCCTCCGGGACATGAACGAGATCATCCGCACCGACCTGCTCAAAAAAGAGTATTACACCATTACCGTGGGCATCCCCCAGAGCGGACGGTTCACCGCGTGGTGGGAGCACGACGAAAAGAACAACAAGGTGAGCATCCACGCCCACCAGTCACAGGACGAGCGCCGCAAGCAGATCATCACCGATGTGGATGTGCTGCGGACGGCAGGCCCCTTCGCCCTCTGCCGCATCGGCCTTATCACCGGCCGCACCCATCAGATCCGTGCCCATCTGGCCTATCTGGGCAAGCCGGTGCTGGGCGACATCAAATACGGCAACCGGAAGATGAACGAGCGCACCGGCACCACGACGCAGGCCCTCTGCGCCGTCCGTATCAGCTTCCTCGACATCCCTGAGGAAAATACCCTCCACTACCTCTCCGGCAAGGTCATCAAACTGAAAGACCCGCAGATCGTAAAGCAGTTCGACGCGCTGGATAAAAATAAGCAGGCCCCCGCCGAGGAGAAGTAA
- a CDS encoding JAB domain-containing protein produces the protein MAGQNISHEGHRQRMRTRVEQYGLESLAPHEVLEYLLYITNARRDTNGIAHALLERFGSFTGVLEASEEELCSVAGIGPASARMLHLLPEVSRYYEHDRTSTEGALTTTERLVTYLKPRFAGARQEKVLLLSLDSRSRVKGVCWLKEGNSRMVGLEVKDVVSAALRGGTESVVLCHNHPNGVPLPSREDLAATENIVRALGLVKIRLRDHIIIAENEYFSMRESNRLPFYDFETGTMLRPYGRE, from the coding sequence ATGGCGGGACAGAACATAAGCCACGAGGGACACCGACAGCGGATGCGCACCCGGGTGGAACAGTACGGGCTGGAAAGCCTCGCACCCCACGAAGTGCTGGAATACCTGCTCTACATCACCAACGCCCGCCGGGACACCAACGGCATCGCCCACGCGCTGCTGGAGCGGTTCGGCAGCTTTACCGGGGTGCTGGAGGCCAGTGAAGAAGAGCTGTGCAGTGTGGCGGGCATCGGCCCGGCCAGCGCCCGGATGCTGCATCTCCTGCCCGAGGTGAGCCGATACTATGAGCACGACCGCACCAGTACCGAGGGTGCGCTGACGACCACCGAGCGGCTGGTGACTTACCTGAAGCCCCGCTTCGCCGGGGCAAGGCAGGAGAAGGTCCTGCTCCTTTCGCTGGACAGCCGCAGCCGGGTAAAGGGGGTCTGCTGGCTGAAAGAAGGGAACAGCCGGATGGTGGGTCTGGAGGTGAAGGATGTCGTCTCGGCGGCGCTCCGAGGCGGGACGGAGAGTGTTGTGCTCTGCCATAATCACCCGAACGGTGTGCCGCTGCCCTCCCGGGAAGACCTTGCCGCCACGGAAAACATCGTCCGTGCGCTGGGGCTGGTGAAGATACGCCTGCGCGACCACATCATCATCGCGGAAAATGAGTATTTTTCCATGCGGGAATCCAACCGCCTGCCCTTCTACGACTTCGAGACCGGCACAATGCTACGCCCATATGGAAGAGAATGA